A genome region from Streptomyces antimycoticus includes the following:
- a CDS encoding bile acid:sodium symporter family protein yields MPHRPHLRKIALPSWLPLDGFILGLIGTVALAALLPVSGRAATVTDGATTVAVAFLFFLYGARLSTREALDGVRHWRLHLTVLVCTFAIFPTLGLAARGLVPYVLTHPLYTGLLFLCLVPSTVQSSIAFTSIARGNVAAAICAGSFSSLLGVVVTPVLAALLLGGSGGGFSADSMVKIGLQLLAPFLAGQLLRRWIGGFISRHRAMLRLVDRGSVLLVVYAAFSEGMTRGIWHQVTPARLAILLGVEAVLLTVMLTLTSYGSRKLGFVREDRITIVFAGSKKSLAAGLPMASVLFGAQASLAVLPLMLFHQMQLMVCAVLARRYAARAPEAAVTGAETGAEAARARTDRVDNEDSADEAALTRV; encoded by the coding sequence ATGCCGCACCGCCCGCACCTCCGCAAGATCGCCCTTCCCTCCTGGCTCCCGCTGGACGGCTTCATCCTCGGACTGATCGGCACCGTGGCGCTCGCCGCGCTGCTCCCGGTCAGCGGCCGGGCCGCCACCGTCACCGACGGGGCCACCACGGTCGCGGTCGCGTTTCTCTTCTTTCTCTACGGCGCCCGGCTCTCCACCCGTGAGGCGCTGGACGGAGTGCGCCACTGGCGGCTCCACCTGACCGTGCTGGTGTGCACCTTCGCCATCTTCCCGACCCTGGGCCTCGCCGCGCGCGGCCTGGTGCCGTACGTGCTGACGCACCCCCTCTACACCGGGCTGCTCTTCCTGTGCCTGGTGCCCTCCACGGTCCAGTCCTCCATCGCCTTCACCTCGATCGCCCGGGGCAATGTCGCCGCCGCGATCTGCGCGGGCTCCTTCTCCAGCCTGCTCGGTGTGGTCGTCACCCCGGTGCTGGCCGCACTGCTGCTGGGCGGCAGCGGCGGCGGCTTCTCGGCCGATTCGATGGTCAAGATCGGGCTCCAGCTGCTGGCCCCCTTCCTCGCCGGTCAGCTCCTGCGTCGCTGGATCGGCGGCTTCATCTCCCGCCACCGGGCGATGCTGCGCCTGGTCGACCGCGGCTCGGTGCTGCTCGTGGTCTACGCGGCGTTCAGCGAGGGCATGACCCGGGGCATCTGGCACCAGGTCACCCCGGCCCGGCTGGCGATCCTCCTGGGCGTCGAGGCGGTCCTGCTCACGGTGATGCTCACGCTCACCTCGTACGGCTCGCGGAAGCTCGGCTTCGTCCGCGAGGACCGGATCACGATCGTGTTCGCGGGGTCGAAGAAGAGCCTGGCCGCCGGGCTGCCGATGGCGAGCGTGCTCTTCGGCGCCCAGGCGAGCCTGGCGGTGCTGCCGCTGATGCTCTTCCACCAGATGCAGCTGATGGTCTGCGCGGTGCTGGCCCGCCGCTATGCGGCGCGGGCGCCGGAGGCGGCGGTGACGGGGGCCGAGACGGGGGCGGAGGCCGCTCGGGCTCGTACGGACCGCGTGGACAACGAGGACAGCGCGGACGAGGCCGCGCTGACCCGCGTCTGA
- a CDS encoding class I SAM-dependent DNA methyltransferase: MTEADFLASTRASYNAIALDYDKQYRDELAAQTLERAVFAGFAELVRNAGGGPVADVGSGPGRVTAHLHELGLSVYGIDLSPAMVELARREHPGLRFEEGSMLSLDIADGTLAAVVAWYSTIHIPQERLPDVFAEFHRVLAPGGYALVGFQVGDEQRDYTEAFGHEVSLSFRRWQPDRIAELLAGAGLPVRARTFREPERWEPTPQAFLIARKPPLPPAGDQTAGNQTAGNQTPESQAAES; encoded by the coding sequence GTGACCGAAGCCGACTTCCTTGCCTCCACCCGGGCGTCCTACAACGCCATAGCCCTCGACTACGACAAGCAGTACCGCGACGAACTGGCGGCCCAGACGCTGGAGCGGGCGGTGTTCGCCGGGTTCGCCGAGCTGGTGCGGAACGCCGGGGGCGGACCGGTGGCCGATGTGGGCAGCGGCCCGGGCCGGGTGACCGCGCACCTCCATGAGCTGGGGCTGTCCGTGTACGGGATCGATCTGTCGCCGGCGATGGTGGAGTTGGCCCGCCGGGAGCATCCCGGGCTGCGGTTCGAGGAGGGGTCGATGCTGTCCCTGGACATCGCGGACGGCACCCTCGCCGCCGTGGTGGCCTGGTACTCGACGATCCACATTCCGCAGGAGCGGCTGCCGGATGTGTTCGCCGAGTTCCACCGGGTGCTGGCGCCCGGTGGATACGCGCTGGTGGGCTTCCAGGTGGGCGATGAGCAGCGGGACTACACGGAGGCGTTCGGCCATGAGGTGTCGCTGAGCTTCCGCCGGTGGCAGCCGGACCGGATCGCCGAGTTGCTGGCCGGGGCCGGACTGCCGGTCCGCGCCCGGACCTTCCGGGAACCGGAGCGCTGGGAACCCACCCCGCAGGCGTTCCTCATCGCCCGCAAGCCGCCGCTGCCGCCGGCCGGCGACCAGACCGCCGGAAACCAGACCGCCGGAAACCAGACCCCCGAAAGCCAGGCCGCCGAAAGCTGA
- a CDS encoding VOC family protein — protein MTTLTLQLTIDCAEPRRMVAFWSEALGYVPEPPPGGHATWREYWADTGVPAEELPPGVGETPESIVDPAGQGPRVWFQQVPESKVTKNRLHLDLKVGGGRDVPLAVRTERVTATVDRLKAAGATVQRIMDEPGMEHYAVVLQDPEGNEFCVV, from the coding sequence ATGACGACGCTGACGCTGCAGTTGACCATCGACTGTGCCGAGCCACGCCGGATGGTGGCCTTCTGGTCCGAGGCCCTGGGCTATGTGCCCGAGCCCCCGCCCGGCGGCCATGCCACCTGGCGGGAGTACTGGGCGGACACGGGGGTGCCCGCGGAGGAGCTGCCCCCCGGGGTCGGGGAGACCCCGGAGTCCATCGTGGATCCGGCGGGGCAGGGTCCGAGGGTGTGGTTCCAGCAGGTTCCGGAGTCGAAGGTCACCAAGAACCGGCTGCATCTGGATCTGAAGGTGGGCGGCGGGCGTGATGTGCCCCTGGCGGTCCGCACCGAGCGCGTCACCGCGACCGTGGACCGGCTGAAGGCCGCCGGAGCCACGGTGCAACGGATCATGGACGAGCCGGGGATGGAGCACTACGCGGTGGTGCTCCAGGACCCGGAGGGCAATGAGTTCTGTGTGGTCTAG